Within Kineothrix sp. MB12-C1, the genomic segment GAAAAAGGAGTTCTGGAAGACTTGAATCCTTATTTCGATGAAGACGAGACCATTAACCGCAGTGACTACTACGAAAATGTCCTAAAGGCTTTTGAGGAAGAAGGACATCTATATGTCATGCCAATTACTTTTCGAATCAGTACGATGGTTGGAAAGAACTCGTTTTTAGGCGGACGAGAGGGCTGGACTCTGGAGGAGTTTATCTCCTTTGCGGAAAATTGCCCGGAAGGAACACCTCTCTTTGATAATACCTCTAAAAGCGGTGTAATGCGCTTACTAAAATATGCCAATTCCCGACAATTGGTGGATATGAAAAATACAGAAAACCCTCTCAATCGAGAGTTACTTATAAAGATGCTTACCTTTGCCAATCAGTATGACAGTGATGAACGGTATGTGCAAGAAATTAATATGCTCAACCATAAGATTCTAAATGGACAGGTAATGCTCCCTGATGTGATTATTGTGACAGCATATGATTATTTTGGATACTCCTGCATGTTTGGAGAACCGGTGACCTTCATCGGATATCCAACGGAAGACGGGAACGGAAGTTTGATTATTTCCGACAATACCTATTCCATCAATTCAGACAGCGAATACAAGGATGTTGCATGGGAATTTATCAGTACATTATTATCTGACAAGGGGCAAGAAATTATGAGATTTGGTGATGTTCCGCTAAAAAAAGATAAGTGGAGTCTTGTCACACATGCAATCAGCTGGACTGAAAACAGCATTGTTAGGTCAGCATCAATGATTGGCGATAGTGATGATAGCACTAATGACATTGCATACTATTTTCCTGCCGGTAGTAAGGCAAGCAGCGAAGATGCTCAGAGAATTTTGGATTTAATACAAAATGCCGATACAGCAGTACACATATCTCCAGACATCGATAAAATTATTCAAGAAGAAGCTGTTTTTTATTTCAATGGTACTAAGCCAATAGAAGAAGTGGTAGATGTTATTGAGAACAGAATCAGAACCTATGTTAACGAAATGCAATAATGCTATATTCTTTTCAATATATAAGCCTTATCAATTTAGCAAAAGTTATCACAGTTATTTAGGGAGGAGAGACCTTGAGATGAAAATACAAGTAAATAGTTCTTATGCTATTCATTATATTTCATTTGTAATGCTATTCCTGTGCGGATGTGGAAACGAGAATCTTTCAGTAATCAACCAAAAAGAAACTATTATTAAGCAGGAAGAAATCAGCTATATGACTCAAGATATTTCCTTACCGGAATATGACTCTTTAGATGGAGCCTATTCCGATGGGAGCACCCTTTATTATGCTGCAACGGGATTCGAACAAACCTCTCAACAAAATAGAACCACATTCTATTCTTTAAAAGAGGGAGATTCTATTCCCGAAATACTCTTTTCTCTACCTGAAAATCAAAGCGTTACAACGATAACCATGGATGAAAACAAAAATATCTATTACCTTGGGCACGATGTAAGCAAACCTAATGATGACCATCCCATACTTTACAAGGTTGATTTAAAAGGCACGCTGCTGCTCACGTTAAGTCTATCAGAATATATCAAGGAACAGGAACAAGCCGTAATCCAGGGTATAGCCGTAGATGGCGAAAACTATATGGTACTGTTTGATTCCAACCAAAATATTTTTATATTTAATCCAAACGGAGAACTCCTATTTAAGGATAGAATGCCTGATATCATCTATAACATATGCAGCAACAATGGAAAAATATTTGTAGGATATCGTAGTAGCAATGGGATGTCCATTAAAGAAATTGATATTCCCGGAAGAAAACTTACCGCAAAATTAGAGCATATTGTTCCTGGTGATAAATTCTATATGACTTCTGGCTCAGGAAAAAATCTATTAATTTCTTCAGCGGAAAGTCTTTATGAGTATTCTTTGGAAGAGGAATCACTTGTTAAAAAATTTGATTGGCAGACTTATGATTTTGCTGGTATTTCTGCTGGTATTTTGCTTCCTCTGAATACAAACGGTATATTAGCAATCAGCCGTAACTATAGTGCTGTTCCAATGAAAGTAGAGGTAGTTGCTTTTCGGGAAGCATCTGAGGGAGAAATTGCCCTTCCTGAAAAGCTAGTACTTACACTTGGAACGCTCTCTTCTCTCCCATCAGGCCTCAACGCTGAAATTGTTTATTTTAATAAAAATAACCCCGAGTATAAAATCGAGGTAATAAACTATGAAGAGGATTTTATGCGACTCAACACTGAAATCATGGCTGGAAATGGCCCGGATTTTCTCTCAATGCCTTTCGATAGGATAGCCTCTTTTGCAACAAGAGGTGTCGTAGAGGATTTAAATCCCTATTTCGATGAAGATAAAACTCTTAACCGCAGTGATTTTCTGGAAAATATTCTAAATGCATTTGAGACAGATGGATTTCTCTATGGAATCCCTGCTATTAAATTTAGGATTTATACACTTGTCGGAAAATCATCACTTCTGGAAAATAAATCCAGTTGGGATTTAGACGAATTAATTGCTTTTACCAAGAACTTTTCAG encodes:
- a CDS encoding ABC transporter substrate-binding protein, which gives rise to MKIQVNSSYAIHYISFVMLFLCGCGNENLSVINQKETIIKQEEISYMTQDISLPEYDSLDGAYSDGSTLYYAATGFEQTSQQNRTTFYSLKEGDSIPEILFSLPENQSVTTITMDENKNIYYLGHDVSKPNDDHPILYKVDLKGTLLLTLSLSEYIKEQEQAVIQGIAVDGENYMVLFDSNQNIFIFNPNGELLFKDRMPDIIYNICSNNGKIFVGYRSSNGMSIKEIDIPGRKLTAKLEHIVPGDKFYMTSGSGKNLLISSAESLYEYSLEEESLVKKFDWQTYDFAGISAGILLPLNTNGILAISRNYSAVPMKVEVVAFREASEGEIALPEKLVLTLGTLSSLPSGLNAEIVYFNKNNPEYKIEVINYEEDFMRLNTEIMAGNGPDFLSMPFDRIASFATRGVVEDLNPYFDEDKTLNRSDFLENILNAFETDGFLYGIPAIKFRIYTLVGKSSLLENKSSWDLDELIAFTKNFSEETDVFDSTSKSGVLRLIKTAYTNQLVNIDDTITPLNCELLIKMLLFANQYANDDQYIYDANLSGKIMGEQLILPDIIVTSGHDFFGCSSLFGEPVTYIGYPTVEGNGNLIVSSQTFAINSGSKYKDISWKFISTLLSKESQMRMEKNYTTMGFHLRKEALEEHFSYIKKNASGYAMCLLISDHYTAIKFNLGDVKEEHIDQIRSLIQNADTTLITLPDIDKIIEGEAIFYFNGTKPVEEVVDVIENRVRTYVNEMK